From the genome of Helicobacter pylori, one region includes:
- the rsmH gene encoding 16S rRNA (cytosine(1402)-N(4))-methyltransferase RsmH, with protein sequence MQEIESLHQSVLLQEVLQAFMPLEEGVLIDCTLGLGGHSKAILSQKPHLKLIGIDKDKFAQEIAKERLKAFEGRYHLLSGGFAKRFKETLEIHGERIKGVLVDLGVSSLQLDDDNRGFNFHSHTLDMRMDLESGLNAQKVINSYSVVALEKIFRDYGEIKEYKKIAHKIAERRAKKPFKDAKDLSDFLSSFSKNKKIHPATLVFQAVRIEVNSELEELKEFLQCARNLKGAILCVISFHSLEDALVKNAFKDYAKNCICNPLSFKCACSNNHALGEILTKKPITPSPEEIKNNRRSRSAKMRVFQFKP encoded by the coding sequence TTGCAAGAAATAGAGAGTTTGCACCAAAGCGTTTTGTTGCAAGAAGTTTTGCAAGCGTTCATGCCTTTAGAAGAAGGGGTTTTGATAGATTGCACTTTAGGGTTAGGAGGGCATTCTAAAGCGATTCTATCCCAAAAACCGCACCTAAAACTCATTGGCATTGATAAAGATAAGTTCGCTCAAGAAATCGCTAAAGAACGATTGAAAGCCTTTGAAGGGCGTTATCATCTCTTAAGTGGAGGTTTTGCCAAACGCTTTAAAGAAACCCTAGAGATTCATGGCGAGCGAATCAAGGGGGTTTTAGTGGATTTAGGGGTGAGCTCTTTGCAGCTTGATGATGATAACAGAGGGTTTAATTTCCACTCGCACACTCTGGATATGCGCATGGATTTAGAGAGCGGTTTAAACGCTCAAAAAGTCATCAACTCCTATTCTGTAGTGGCGTTAGAAAAAATCTTTAGAGATTATGGCGAGATCAAAGAATACAAAAAAATCGCCCATAAAATTGCAGAAAGGCGCGCTAAAAAACCCTTTAAAGACGCTAAGGATTTGAGCGATTTTTTAAGCTCTTTTTCTAAAAATAAAAAAATCCATCCAGCGACTTTGGTGTTTCAAGCCGTTCGCATAGAAGTCAATAGCGAATTAGAAGAGTTAAAAGAGTTTTTACAATGCGCTAGAAACCTTAAGGGAGCGATTTTGTGCGTGATTTCTTTTCATTCTTTAGAAGATGCGTTAGTGAAAAACGCTTTTAAAGATTACGCTAAAAATTGCATTTGCAATCCTTTAAGTTTCAAATGCGCTTGCTCTAACAATCACGCTTTAGGCGAAATTTTAACCAAAAAGCCCATCACTCCAAGCCCAGAAGAAATTAAAAACAACAGGCGTTCACGGAGCGCTAAAATGAGGGTTTTTCAATTCAAACCATGA
- the hopE gene encoding Hop family outer membrane protein HopE: MEFMKKFVALGLLSAVLSSSLLAEGDGVYIGTNYQLGQARLNSNIYNTGDCTGSVVGCPPGLTANKHNPGGTNINWHSKYANGALNGFGLNVGYKKFFQFKSFDMTSKWFGFRVYGLFDYGHADLGKQVYAPNKIQLDMVSWGVGSDLLADIIDKDNASFGIFGGVAIGGNTWKSSAANYWKEQIIEAKGPDVCTPTYCNPNAPYSTNTSTVAFQVWLNFGVRANIYKHNGVEFGVRVPLLINKFLSAGPNATNLYYHLKRDYSLYLGYNYTF; encoded by the coding sequence ATGGAATTTATGAAAAAGTTTGTAGCTTTAGGGCTTCTATCCGCAGTTTTAAGCTCTTCGTTGTTAGCCGAAGGTGATGGTGTTTATATAGGAACTAATTATCAGCTTGGACAAGCCCGTTTGAATAGTAATATTTATAATACAGGGGATTGCACAGGGAGTGTTGTAGGTTGCCCCCCAGGTCTTACCGCTAATAAGCATAATCCAGGAGGCACCAATATCAATTGGCACTCCAAATACGCTAATGGGGCTTTGAATGGTTTTGGGTTGAATGTGGGTTATAAGAAGTTCTTCCAGTTCAAGTCTTTTGATATGACAAGTAAGTGGTTTGGTTTTAGAGTGTATGGGCTTTTTGATTATGGGCATGCCGATTTGGGTAAGCAAGTTTATGCACCTAATAAAATCCAGTTGGATATGGTCTCTTGGGGTGTGGGGAGCGATTTGTTAGCTGATATTATTGATAAAGACAACGCTTCTTTTGGTATTTTTGGTGGGGTCGCTATCGGCGGTAACACTTGGAAAAGCTCCGCAGCAAACTATTGGAAAGAGCAAATCATTGAAGCTAAAGGTCCTGATGTTTGTACCCCTACTTATTGTAACCCTAACGCTCCTTATAGCACCAACACTTCGACCGTCGCTTTTCAGGTATGGTTGAATTTTGGGGTGAGAGCCAATATCTACAAGCATAATGGCGTAGAGTTTGGCGTGAGAGTGCCGCTACTCATCAACAAGTTTTTGAGTGCGGGTCCTAACGCTACTAATCTTTATTACCATTTGAAACGGGATTATTCGCTTTATTTAGGGTATAACTACACTTTTTAA